A single window of Eucalyptus grandis isolate ANBG69807.140 chromosome 1, ASM1654582v1, whole genome shotgun sequence DNA harbors:
- the LOC120295384 gene encoding calmodulin-binding protein 60 D-like: MVPPPPPIHRARGHGRSRTSFHTDCYDSETYKKHYPPAPDDEVWRLKSIAKDGPFYNRLIAEGIHNVEQFLRRLYLDSEKLRNILGTTEKQWKALLDHAKTCTPNGKVYVYYQDNGNDHGVIFNSVGQVRGLTAGGMYYAANIFSPEQKVCADKLVKKAYENWNDVSPHEAEASSSSMLEKISCSFPREVVGDQQYLHPAHNNMPPPRLGGHVSLKVPPRTSASTVEDGFWDQNLFS; encoded by the exons ATGGTGCCACCACCCCCGCCGATTCATAGAGCTCGTGGACATGGCCGCTCAAGAACTTCATTTCATACGGACTGTTACGACTCGGAGA CATACAAGAAACACTATCCACCAGCACCTGACGATGAGGTCTGGAGATTGAAAAGTATCGCAAAGGATGGACCATTTTACAATCGGCTGATTGCAGAAGGAATACATAACGTGGAACAGTTTCTACGACGACTCTACTTGGATTCTGAGAAACTGAGAAAT ATTCTTGGCACGACAGAGAAGCAGTGGAAAGCCCTCCTAGATCATGCAAAAACTTGCACTCCGAATGGGAAAGTCTATGTGTACTATCAAGATAATGGAAATGATCACGGTGTTATATTCAACAGCGTTGGTCAAGTCAGAGGCCTAACTGCGGGCGGGATGTATTATGCTGCCAACATATTTTCTCCCGAGCAGAAG GTCTGTGCAGATAAATTGGTGAAAAAGGCCTATGAGAATTGGAATGATGTCTCACCACACGAAGCTGAGGCTTCTTCAAGTTCCAtgttggagaagatctcgtgttCTTTTCCGCGTGAAGTTGTAGGAGATCAACAATACCTCCATCCAGCTCACAACAATATGCCTCCACCGAGACTGGGCGGTCATGTTAGTTTGAAAGTACCTCCTAGAACTTCAGCATCCACAGTGGAAG ATGGGTTTTGGGACCAAAATCTATTTAGCTGA
- the LOC104452768 gene encoding calmodulin-binding protein 60 D-like, translated as MSSTKVKKIMSTQKRALASTSSGQASLLKRPRIARRNQTWRWSGRNLVPRSWLTEEDVRRVVREELERAKSDLAKYGRSCIGDALKDVVQQVCSTENAVQKPVSNFGNSAVGFICHTEAMGLANIHSPHLARAIGKSTAKNDARNLRLQLRNKLSLPLFTEKKLEGEGGARISVALINADTGDVVTSGPEASIKLDVVVLEGDFNRDDEENWAPEEFDSYVVKEREGKRPLLTGNLQVKLKAGVGELGDMIFTDNSSWNRSKRFRIGLKVASGYGKNTRIREAKTDAFSVKECRGQGMYNFYSIT; from the exons ATGAGCTCcacaaaagtaaagaaaatcatGTCGACGCAAAAGAGAGCTTTAGCTTCCACTTCTTCAGGTCAAGCAAGTCTACTCAAGAGGCCACGCATCGCTCGAAGGAA TCAAACATGGCGTTGGTCCGGGAGAAATCTTGTGCCGAGGAGCTGGTTGACAGAGGAAGATGTCCGGAGAGTG GTCAGGGAAGAGCTGGAGCGTGCTAAATCTGACTTGGCCAAATACGGTCGAAG TTGCATTGGGGATGCTCTCAAAGATGTAGTACAACAGGTATGCTCAACAGAGAATGCTGTTCAAAAACCG GTCTCCAACTTTGGCAATTCTGCTGTTGGTTTTATTTGCCACACAGAAGCAATGGGGCTTGCAAACATTCACTCTCCCCACCTTGCAAG GGCTATTGGTAAATCTACGGCGAAGAATGACGCAAGAAACTTACGGCTTCAACTTCGAAACAAACTTTCACTTCCTCTATTTACTGAAAAGAAACTAGAAGGAGAGGGTGGTGCTCGCATTTCCGTTGCGTTGATCAATGCGGATACAGGGGATGTCGTTACGTCAGGGCCAGAAGCCTCCATCAAGTTGGACGTCGTTGTGCTTGAAGGTGACTTCAACAGAGACGATGAGGAAAATTGGGCTCCAGAAGAGTTTGATAGCTACGTGGTTAAAGAACGAGAAGGAAAGAGGCCGCTTTTGACAGGAAATCTCCAAGTAAAGCTCAAGGCAGGTGTTGGGGAGCTGGGAGATATGATATTTACCGACAATTCCAGCTGGAATAGGAGCAAAAGATTCAGGATAGGGCTCAAAGTGGCATCGGGTTATGGCAAGAATACACGAATCCGAGAAGCAAAAACAGATGCCTTCTCTGTCAAGGAATGTAGGGGACAAGGTATGTATAATTTTTACAGTATCACATAA